The following are encoded together in the Pseudomonas sp. IB20 genome:
- a CDS encoding M48 family metalloprotease, with translation MTFLRPTLLTLACLLASPGFADDLPSLGDASSAIVSPQQEYQLGRAWLAYLRGQVSQLNDPQLKDYVETSVYKLVETSQVNDRRLEFILINSPQLNAFAAPGGIVGVNGGLFLNAQTEGEYASVLAHELAHLSQRHFARGVEAQSRMQIPMMAALLGGIIAAAAGAGDAGIAAIAGSQAAAIQEQRRFSRQNEQEADRIGILNLEKAGYDPRSMPTMFERLMRQYRFDAKPPEFLLTHPVTESRIADTRNRAEQAKTGGKEDSLRYQLIRARVQLQYEDTPGLAAKRFQAQLDENPKNDVARYGLAIAQIKGTQLKEARETLAPLLAKAPNDIIYNLAQIELDITNNRLPDAQQRTDRMLTQYPGNYPLNQVRVDLLLKQNRTADAEKALDALLKSRPDDPDVWYQVAETRGLSGNIIGLHQARAEYFALVGDFQQAIQQLDFAKRRAGNNFPLSSRIDARQRELIEQERLVKGMMS, from the coding sequence ATGACTTTTTTGCGCCCCACCCTGCTGACGCTGGCTTGCCTGCTGGCCTCTCCAGGCTTCGCGGACGACCTGCCGTCACTTGGCGACGCCAGTTCTGCCATTGTCTCGCCACAACAGGAATATCAGTTGGGCCGCGCATGGCTGGCCTATCTGCGCGGCCAGGTCTCGCAACTCAATGACCCTCAGCTCAAGGATTACGTCGAAACCAGCGTTTACAAGCTGGTGGAGACCAGCCAGGTCAATGACCGGCGCCTGGAGTTCATCCTGATCAACAGCCCGCAACTCAACGCCTTTGCCGCCCCTGGCGGGATTGTCGGGGTCAACGGCGGCCTGTTCCTCAATGCCCAGACCGAAGGCGAATATGCCTCGGTACTCGCCCACGAATTGGCTCACTTGTCCCAGCGCCACTTTGCCCGCGGTGTGGAAGCGCAGTCACGCATGCAGATCCCGATGATGGCCGCTTTGCTCGGCGGCATTATCGCTGCGGCAGCGGGTGCAGGTGATGCCGGTATTGCCGCGATTGCCGGCAGCCAAGCGGCGGCCATTCAGGAGCAACGCCGGTTCTCGCGCCAGAACGAACAGGAGGCTGACCGTATCGGCATCCTCAATCTGGAAAAAGCCGGTTACGACCCCCGCTCCATGCCGACCATGTTCGAGCGGCTGATGCGCCAATACCGTTTTGACGCCAAACCGCCGGAATTCCTGCTGACTCACCCAGTCACCGAATCACGGATCGCCGACACCCGTAACCGCGCCGAGCAAGCCAAAACCGGCGGCAAGGAAGACAGCCTGCGTTATCAACTGATTCGCGCGCGGGTACAGTTGCAATACGAAGATACGCCGGGCCTGGCTGCCAAGCGCTTCCAGGCACAACTGGATGAGAACCCGAAAAACGATGTGGCGCGCTACGGCCTGGCCATCGCCCAGATCAAGGGCACCCAGCTCAAGGAAGCACGGGAAACCCTGGCGCCGCTGCTGGCCAAGGCACCCAACGACATCATTTACAACCTGGCGCAGATCGAGTTGGACATCACCAACAACCGTTTGCCAGATGCGCAGCAACGCACTGACCGGATGCTGACCCAATACCCCGGCAACTATCCGCTGAATCAGGTACGCGTGGACTTGCTGCTCAAGCAGAACCGTACCGCCGATGCGGAGAAGGCCTTGGATGCGTTGCTCAAGTCCCGTCCTGATGATCCGGACGTCTGGTACCAGGTCGCCGAGACACGCGGACTGTCCGGCAACATCATCGGCTTGCATCAAGCCCGCGCCGAGTACTTTGCATTGGTAGGCGACTTCCAGCAGGCCATTCAGCAACTGGACTTCGCCAAGCGCCGCGCCGGCAACAACTTCCCGCTGTCCTCGCGTATCGACGCACGCCAGCGTGAGCTGATCGAACAGGAACGCCTGGTAAAAGGGATGATGAGCTAA
- the dapA gene encoding 4-hydroxy-tetrahydrodipicolinate synthase: MIAGSMVALVTPMDAQGHLDWDSLGKLVDFHLQEGTNAIVAVGTTGESATLDVEEHIQVIEFVVKRVAGRIAVIAGTGANSTREAIELTKNAKKAGADACLLVTPYYNKPTQEGLYQHFRTIAEAVDIPQILYNVPGRTACDMKAETVIRLSTVPNIIGIKEATGDLQRAKDILAGVSSDFLLYSGDDATAVELILLGGKGNISVTANVAPRAMSELCAAAIAGDAVTARAIHEKLMPLNKTLFIESNPIPVKWALFEMGLMPDGIRLPLTRLSEACHEPLRQALRQSGVLV, from the coding sequence ATGATTGCGGGCAGTATGGTGGCACTGGTCACACCCATGGATGCACAAGGTCATCTCGACTGGGATAGCCTGGGCAAACTGGTGGACTTCCACCTGCAAGAGGGCACCAACGCCATTGTGGCGGTCGGCACCACGGGTGAATCGGCCACACTGGATGTGGAAGAACACATCCAGGTGATCGAATTCGTGGTCAAGCGCGTCGCGGGCCGTATCGCCGTGATCGCCGGTACGGGCGCCAACTCGACGCGTGAAGCGATCGAGCTGACCAAAAACGCCAAGAAAGCCGGCGCCGATGCCTGCTTGCTGGTGACCCCGTACTACAACAAGCCGACCCAGGAAGGCCTGTACCAGCACTTTCGCACCATTGCCGAAGCCGTTGATATCCCGCAGATCCTCTACAACGTTCCCGGCCGCACTGCCTGCGACATGAAGGCTGAGACCGTGATTCGCCTGTCCACGGTGCCGAACATCATCGGTATCAAGGAAGCCACCGGCGACCTGCAACGCGCCAAGGACATCCTGGCCGGCGTGAGCAGCGACTTCCTGCTGTATTCCGGTGACGACGCCACGGCTGTCGAGCTGATCCTGCTGGGTGGCAAAGGCAACATCTCGGTGACCGCCAACGTTGCACCGCGCGCCATGAGCGAACTGTGCGCCGCCGCTATCGCCGGTGACGCCGTGACCGCCCGCGCGATCCACGAGAAGCTGATGCCGCTCAACAAGACACTGTTTATTGAATCCAACCCTATTCCCGTGAAATGGGCACTGTTTGAGATGGGCTTGATGCCGGACGGTATCCGTCTGCCGCTCACCCGGCTCAGCGAAGCCTGTCACGAACCGCTGCGACAGGCCCTGCGCCAGTCCGGCGTCCTGGTTTAA
- a CDS encoding glycine cleavage system protein R, which produces MSTPTVREQFLVISALGANPMELTNVLCRASHENRCAVVTSRLTRHGECSALVLQISGTWDALARLETGLPGLAKKHDFTVNVVRSAALENRPQALPYVAYVSSAYRSDIVNELCQFFIDHNVELENLTCDTYQAPQTGGTMLNATFTVTLPAGVQISWLRDQFLDFADALNLDALIEPWRPQNPM; this is translated from the coding sequence ATGTCCACCCCCACAGTTCGCGAACAATTCCTTGTTATCAGTGCCCTTGGCGCCAACCCCATGGAGCTGACTAACGTCCTGTGCCGCGCCAGCCATGAAAACCGCTGCGCCGTCGTAACCTCCCGCCTCACACGCCATGGCGAATGCAGTGCGCTGGTGCTGCAGATTTCCGGTACCTGGGACGCCCTGGCGCGCCTGGAGACCGGCCTGCCGGGCCTGGCCAAGAAGCACGATTTCACCGTCAATGTGGTCCGCAGTGCCGCACTCGAGAACCGTCCACAGGCCCTGCCTTATGTGGCGTATGTCAGCTCGGCCTACCGCTCGGACATCGTCAACGAGCTGTGCCAGTTCTTTATCGACCACAACGTCGAGCTGGAGAACCTGACCTGCGACACCTATCAAGCGCCACAAACCGGCGGCACCATGCTCAACGCCACGTTCACCGTGACCTTGCCGGCCGGCGTGCAGATCAGCTGGCTGCGTGACCAGTTCCTGGATTTCGCCGATGCCCTGAACCTCGACGCGTTGATCGAGCCATGGCGCCCACAGAACCCAATGTAA
- a CDS encoding MBL fold metallo-hydrolase, with protein MRFAVLGSGSQGNGTLVAHDDTYVLVDCGFSLKETERRLLRLGVHPTQLSAILVTHEHADHVHGVGLLSRRYNLPVYLSRGTLRGMRKPIEPAGFLAGGEQLQIGALSIDVIAVAHDAQEPTQYVFSDGERRFGVLTDLGSYCSKVLDGYRNLDALMIESNHCRDLLARGHYPYFLKQRVGGELGHLNNHQAAYLVYELGWQDLQHLVLAHLSSKNNLPTLARQCFVDTLGCDPDWLQLADQDSGLDWRHIA; from the coding sequence ATGCGTTTTGCCGTTCTCGGCAGCGGTAGCCAAGGGAACGGCACGCTGGTCGCCCACGACGACACGTACGTGCTGGTGGATTGTGGTTTCTCGTTAAAAGAAACCGAGCGACGCCTGCTGCGCCTGGGGGTTCACCCTACGCAGCTGAGCGCGATTCTAGTGACCCACGAACATGCCGACCACGTGCATGGCGTGGGTTTGCTGTCTCGGCGCTACAATCTTCCGGTGTACCTGAGTCGTGGCACTCTGCGCGGGATGCGCAAACCCATAGAACCCGCAGGTTTCCTGGCCGGTGGCGAGCAGCTGCAGATTGGTGCGTTGAGCATCGATGTGATTGCCGTAGCGCACGACGCCCAGGAGCCGACGCAGTACGTATTCAGTGACGGTGAGCGGCGTTTCGGCGTGCTCACCGACCTGGGTTCCTACTGCTCCAAGGTGCTGGACGGTTACCGCAACCTCGATGCATTGATGATCGAGTCCAACCACTGCCGAGATCTGTTGGCTCGTGGTCATTACCCGTACTTTCTCAAGCAACGGGTGGGCGGCGAGCTGGGACATTTGAACAACCACCAGGCGGCGTACCTGGTGTATGAGTTGGGCTGGCAAGACCTGCAACACTTGGTCCTGGCCCACTTGAGCAGCAAGAACAACCTGCCGACGCTTGCCCGGCAATGTTTTGTCGACACCCTCGGGTGCGACCCGGACTGGCTGCAACTGGCCGATCAAGATTCAGGGCTCGACTGGCGACACATCGCCTAG
- a CDS encoding sulfurtransferase TusA family protein: MTDAVAFDAELDASGLNCPLPLLKAKLELNRLASGAVLKVIATDAGSQRDFRTFAKLAGHTLLHEEDAAGVYRYWLRKA; the protein is encoded by the coding sequence ATGACCGACGCTGTAGCCTTTGATGCCGAACTCGATGCCAGCGGCCTCAATTGCCCGTTGCCGTTGCTCAAGGCCAAGCTGGAACTCAATCGATTGGCCAGCGGTGCAGTACTCAAGGTGATCGCCACGGACGCAGGCTCCCAGCGTGATTTCCGTACGTTTGCCAAGTTGGCCGGCCACACCTTGTTGCACGAAGAAGACGCCGCCGGCGTGTACCGCTATTGGTTGCGCAAGGCCTGA
- a CDS encoding peroxiredoxin, translated as MPVAIDKPVADFEAQATSGQTFSLAALKGKQVVIYFYPKDSTPGCTTESQGFRDQYADFKAANTEVFGVSRDSVKSHENFKGKQEFPFELISDKDEAVCQLFDVIKLKKLYGKEYLGVDRSTFLIDKDGVLRQEWRGVKVPGHVDAVLAAAQALNKA; from the coding sequence ATGCCGGTAGCCATCGACAAACCCGTGGCCGACTTCGAAGCTCAGGCCACCAGCGGCCAGACGTTCAGCCTCGCCGCCCTCAAGGGCAAGCAAGTGGTGATCTACTTCTACCCTAAGGACAGCACCCCGGGCTGCACGACCGAAAGCCAGGGTTTTCGCGACCAATATGCTGATTTCAAGGCCGCCAACACCGAGGTGTTTGGCGTGTCGCGCGACAGCGTGAAGTCCCACGAAAACTTCAAGGGCAAGCAGGAATTCCCCTTCGAGCTGATCAGCGACAAGGACGAAGCAGTTTGCCAGCTGTTTGATGTGATCAAGTTGAAGAAGCTGTACGGCAAGGAGTACCTGGGCGTGGATCGCAGCACCTTCCTGATCGACAAGGATGGCGTGCTGCGTCAGGAATGGCGCGGCGTGAAAGTACCAGGGCATGTGGATGCCGTTTTGGCGGCGGCGCAGGCGTTGAACAAGGCTTGA
- a CDS encoding AI-2E family transporter yields the protein MFKVLRDWIQRYFSDEEAVVLAVLLFLAFTAVLTLGGMLAPVLAGMVLAYLMQGLVTTLERLRLPGGVAVGLVFALFMGLLVVFIVVLLPLLWHQLITLFNELPGMLAKWQSLLLLLPERYPHLVSDEQVLQAIEVARGEIGKFGQWALTFSLSSLPLLVNIMIYLVLVPILVFFFLKDRAMIGRWVSGYLPRERALITRVAEEMNRQIANYIRGKVIEIVICGGVTYIAFVALGLNYAALLALLVGVSVVVPYVGAVVVTVPVMLIALFQWGWSDQFIYLMAVYGIIQTLDGNVLVPLLFSEAVNLHPVAIICAVLLFGGLWGFWGVFFAIPLATLFKAVLDAWPRQEPVVAPLL from the coding sequence ATGTTCAAAGTGTTACGAGACTGGATTCAGCGCTACTTCTCCGATGAAGAGGCCGTGGTGCTGGCGGTCCTGCTGTTCCTGGCCTTTACCGCCGTGCTCACCTTAGGTGGCATGTTGGCACCGGTGCTGGCAGGGATGGTGTTGGCGTACCTGATGCAAGGCCTAGTCACCACCCTGGAGCGTTTGCGCTTGCCGGGCGGGGTGGCGGTGGGGCTGGTGTTTGCCTTGTTCATGGGGCTGTTGGTGGTGTTCATCGTGGTGCTGCTGCCGTTACTGTGGCATCAGTTGATCACCCTGTTCAACGAGCTGCCGGGCATGCTCGCCAAGTGGCAATCGCTGTTGCTGCTGTTGCCGGAACGCTACCCGCACTTGGTGTCGGATGAGCAGGTGCTGCAGGCCATCGAAGTGGCGCGCGGCGAGATCGGAAAATTCGGGCAATGGGCGCTGACCTTTTCCCTCTCCAGCTTGCCGCTGCTGGTCAACATCATGATCTACCTGGTGCTGGTGCCGATCCTGGTGTTCTTCTTCCTCAAGGACCGCGCAATGATTGGTCGCTGGGTCAGCGGGTATCTACCGCGTGAGCGCGCGTTGATCACTCGCGTGGCTGAGGAAATGAACCGGCAGATCGCCAATTACATCCGCGGCAAGGTCATCGAGATTGTTATCTGCGGGGGCGTTACCTACATCGCTTTTGTGGCGCTGGGGCTGAACTACGCGGCACTGCTGGCGTTGCTGGTGGGAGTGTCGGTGGTGGTGCCGTATGTCGGCGCGGTGGTGGTGACGGTGCCGGTGATGCTGATCGCATTGTTTCAATGGGGCTGGAGTGACCAGTTCATCTACCTGATGGCGGTGTACGGCATTATCCAGACCCTGGACGGTAACGTGCTGGTGCCGCTGCTGTTCTCGGAGGCCGTCAACCTGCACCCGGTAGCGATCATCTGTGCAGTGTTGTTGTTTGGTGGGTTGTGGGGGTTTTGGGGCGTGTTCTTCGCGATCCCGTTGGCGACGTTGTTCAAGGCCGTACTGGATGCATGGCCGCGGCAAGAACCGGTGGTTGCGCCTTTGTTGTAA
- a CDS encoding MFS transporter — translation MPSASTVPSGPPEHNQQSVKQQWLAILSVAVGAFALVTSEFLPVGVLNDVASDLGISAGHAGLMVTVPGIMAALAAPLLSVSIGAMDRRYLLIGLTLTMIIANSVVAYASDFSLLLFGRVLLGISIGGFWATAIALSGRLAPKGVGVAKATSIIMMGVTLATVLGVPVGTWLSGLMGWRMTFLVTALVGVPVLLAQVFLLPRLKPEKAIHISDLPALFINPSARVGLIAVLLIGLAHFAAYTYVAPFFKNSSGFDGPTIGSLLLLFGVAGVAGNIFAGFAANRSVRYTLLLVALVIGTSTALFPYFATGMTGAAMLIGLWGFAFGAFPACASIWMFVVAPKDVERGMPLFVALFQVIIALGSFFGGQIVDQMGSTVLLSLATALVGCGFMTVLVLGRNVSNSLVAQPG, via the coding sequence ATGCCAAGCGCCAGCACGGTCCCTAGCGGCCCTCCCGAACATAATCAACAGAGCGTCAAACAGCAGTGGCTGGCGATTCTCTCGGTCGCCGTGGGCGCCTTCGCCTTGGTCACCAGTGAGTTTCTGCCGGTGGGCGTACTCAACGATGTCGCCAGCGACCTCGGTATCAGCGCCGGCCACGCCGGCCTGATGGTGACCGTGCCCGGCATCATGGCCGCCCTCGCCGCCCCGTTGCTGTCTGTCAGCATTGGCGCCATGGACCGTCGCTACCTGCTGATCGGCCTGACGCTGACCATGATCATCGCCAACTCGGTGGTGGCCTACGCCAGCGACTTCAGCCTGCTGCTGTTCGGCCGCGTATTGCTGGGCATCAGCATCGGCGGCTTCTGGGCGACCGCCATCGCCCTCAGCGGCCGCCTGGCGCCCAAGGGCGTGGGCGTAGCGAAGGCCACGTCGATCATCATGATGGGCGTGACCCTGGCCACCGTCCTCGGCGTGCCCGTGGGCACCTGGCTCAGCGGCCTGATGGGCTGGCGCATGACCTTCCTCGTCACCGCGCTGGTGGGCGTGCCAGTGTTGCTGGCGCAGGTCTTCCTGCTGCCGCGACTCAAACCGGAAAAGGCCATTCACATCAGTGACTTGCCGGCTTTATTTATCAACCCAAGCGCCCGGGTCGGCTTGATCGCGGTATTGCTGATCGGCCTGGCGCACTTTGCCGCGTACACCTACGTCGCGCCTTTCTTCAAAAACAGCTCCGGCTTCGACGGCCCCACCATTGGCTCGCTGCTGCTGCTCTTCGGCGTGGCAGGCGTAGCGGGTAACATTTTTGCCGGTTTCGCCGCCAACCGCAGCGTACGTTACACCTTGCTACTGGTCGCGCTGGTGATCGGCACCAGCACCGCCCTGTTCCCCTACTTCGCCACCGGCATGACCGGCGCCGCAATGCTGATCGGCCTCTGGGGCTTCGCCTTCGGCGCCTTCCCGGCCTGCGCGAGTATCTGGATGTTTGTGGTAGCGCCCAAGGATGTCGAACGTGGCATGCCGCTGTTTGTCGCGTTGTTCCAGGTGATTATTGCGTTGGGCTCGTTCTTTGGCGGGCAGATTGTCGATCAGATGGGTAGCACGGTATTGTTGAGTTTGGCGACGGCATTGGTGGGATGTGGGTTTATGACGGTGCTGGTGTTGGGAAGGAATGTGAGTAATAGCTTGGTGGCGCAGCCTGGCTAA
- the bamC gene encoding outer membrane protein assembly factor BamC translates to MKRLAGLSALALIISSTSGCGWIWGPEGYFRDRGSDYLEAQATKPMQLPPDVNVAKRLDPLLPIPRNVADDTTKGEYVVPRPQPISAVADASDYSLQKSGDNRWIIAQRPPAEVWPVAVQFFQDNGFRLDQQRPQTGEFTTAWQRSSELSANMAQRLQASGVAADSEARVRVRIEPGVQRNTSEVYVVSAERPAGSTANVDFTPRSVNMGVDAALVDEMLASMSRISEKGGSVSLLAARDYDTPNRVSLTEDGSGNVVLNLGEDLDRAWASVGRALEQGPWRVEDINRSLGLYYINVAEKAEKKDDEPGFFGKLFGSKPTKEEIETRAERYQVRLSKVGESVQVTVEKNINTVAPAETARKVLGVIQDNLG, encoded by the coding sequence ATGAAGCGATTGGCCGGACTTTCCGCACTTGCCTTGATTATCTCCAGCACCAGTGGCTGCGGTTGGATTTGGGGCCCGGAAGGCTACTTCCGTGACCGCGGCAGCGATTACCTGGAAGCACAAGCAACCAAACCGATGCAGCTGCCGCCGGACGTCAATGTCGCCAAGCGCCTTGACCCGTTGCTGCCTATTCCGCGTAACGTGGCCGACGACACCACTAAAGGTGAGTACGTGGTGCCACGTCCACAGCCGATCTCGGCCGTGGCGGACGCCAGCGACTACAGCCTGCAAAAGAGCGGCGACAACCGCTGGATCATCGCTCAACGTCCACCCGCCGAAGTCTGGCCTGTGGCAGTGCAGTTCTTCCAGGACAACGGTTTCCGCCTGGACCAGCAACGCCCGCAGACCGGTGAGTTCACCACTGCCTGGCAGCGCAGCAGCGAACTGTCCGCCAACATGGCCCAGCGCCTGCAGGCCAGTGGCGTAGCGGCTGACAGCGAAGCCCGTGTGCGTGTGCGCATCGAGCCTGGCGTGCAGCGCAATACCAGTGAAGTCTACGTGGTCAGCGCCGAGCGTCCTGCCGGCAGCACCGCCAACGTCGACTTCACTCCGCGTTCGGTCAACATGGGCGTTGACGCCGCGCTGGTCGACGAGATGCTGGCCAGCATGAGCCGTATCTCCGAGAAGGGCGGTTCGGTTTCCCTGCTCGCCGCACGTGATTACGACACGCCTAACCGCGTCAGCCTCACCGAAGACGGCAGCGGCAACGTGGTGCTGAACCTGGGTGAAGACCTCGACCGTGCCTGGGCCAGTGTTGGTCGCGCGTTGGAGCAGGGCCCTTGGCGCGTTGAAGACATCAACCGCAGCCTGGGCCTGTACTACATCAACGTGGCTGAAAAGGCCGAGAAGAAAGACGACGAGCCAGGTTTCTTCGGCAAACTGTTCGGCAGCAAGCCGACCAAGGAAGAGATCGAAACCCGTGCCGAGCGTTACCAAGTTCGTTTGAGCAAGGTTGGCGAAAGCGTACAAGTCACCGTCGAGAAAAACATCAACACCGTTGCGCCAGCAGAAACGGCGCGCAAAGTGTTGGGCGTGATTCAGGACAACTTGGGCTGA
- the purC gene encoding phosphoribosylaminoimidazolesuccinocarboxamide synthase yields the protein MEKREELYRGKAKSVYKTDDANRLILLFRNDTSAFDGKRIEQLDRKGMVNNKFNAFIMQKLEAAGIPTQFDKLLGDNECLVKKLDMIPVECVVRNYAAGSLVKRLGVEEGLKLNPYTFELFLKDDAKGDPFINESHVVAFGWGTTEQLARMKELSLKVNDVLTKLFDDAGLLLVDFKLEFGVFHDGSIVLGDEFSPDGCRLWDKDTKKKMDKDRFRQGLGDVIEAYEEVANRLGVPL from the coding sequence ATGGAAAAACGTGAAGAACTCTACCGCGGCAAAGCCAAGTCGGTGTACAAGACCGACGACGCCAACCGCCTGATCCTGCTGTTTCGCAACGACACCTCGGCGTTCGACGGCAAGCGCATCGAACAACTTGATCGCAAAGGCATGGTGAACAACAAGTTCAACGCCTTCATCATGCAGAAACTCGAAGCGGCCGGCATCCCGACCCAATTCGACAAACTGCTGGGCGACAACGAGTGCCTGGTGAAGAAGCTGGACATGATCCCGGTCGAATGCGTCGTGCGTAACTACGCCGCCGGCAGCCTGGTCAAGCGCTTGGGCGTGGAAGAAGGCCTCAAGCTCAACCCCTACACCTTCGAACTGTTCCTGAAGGACGACGCCAAGGGCGACCCGTTCATCAACGAATCCCACGTCGTGGCGTTCGGCTGGGGCACCACTGAGCAACTGGCGCGCATGAAGGAGTTGTCCCTTAAGGTCAACGACGTGCTGACCAAGCTGTTCGACGACGCCGGCCTGCTGCTGGTCGACTTCAAACTGGAATTCGGCGTATTCCACGACGGCTCCATCGTCCTGGGCGACGAATTCAGCCCGGACGGCTGCCGCCTGTGGGACAAAGACACCAAGAAGAAGATGGACAAAGACCGCTTCCGCCAGGGCCTCGGTGACGTCATCGAAGCCTACGAAGAAGTCGCCAATCGTCTCGGCGTACCGCTTTAA